The genomic DNA CCTCGTAGCGGATGTGGTGTTGCATCGCACCCTGATAGGCCTGAAGCCCGCAAAACCTTAGCCCGGCGGCCTCAATGACCGCCTGTGCAATTTCCACCACCGCAGAGGCGCTTGTCACCCCGCACCGGCCTGCGCCGCAGTCGATCTCCACCAGAACCCCAAGCTCGGTGCCAGCGGCCTGCGCAGCGGCGGATAGCTCGGCCACGTTGGCCACATCATCCACGCAGACAGTGACCTCAGCGCCAAGCATGGGCAGGCGGGCGAGCCTTTTGAGCTTGAGCGGGTCGCGGACCTGATTGCTCACCAGCAGGTCGCGAATGCCACCGCGTGCAAAGACCTCGGCCTCGCTCACCTTTTGGCAACACACGCCCACGGCGCCGCCCAGCTTTTGCTGGAGCTTGGCCACATCAACCGATTTGTGCATCTTGCCGTGGACGCGGTGGCGCATGCCGTGGGCACGGGCGTAGGCGCCCATCTTGGCGATGTTGCGCTCCAGCGCATTGAGGTCGAGCACCAGTGCCGGGGTCTGGATGTCGGCGGCATCCATGCCGGGCCGGGCGGGGACGTCAAAGCCCACTTCCAGATCGGTGAAATCGTGCTGTTGTCGGATCATGCGCCTTACTCCCTTTGCCGGGTAGATAGGGCAATGCCGTGGAAAGACCCAGCGGCTCTGGTCGCGGCGCTGTGCAAGTTGTTCCCGCCTGCGATGTGCCGAGGCTGCGGCTCCCTGCCATCGGTTGCCATCTGGGTGGTTGGTGAGCGTGGCGTAACTTCAGATGCTTGTCTTTAGGCTTGAGTAACCTCAGGTTAACTCT from Oceanicola sp. D3 includes the following:
- the bhcC gene encoding 3-hydroxy-D-aspartate aldolase BhcC; the protein is MIRQQHDFTDLEVGFDVPARPGMDAADIQTPALVLDLNALERNIAKMGAYARAHGMRHRVHGKMHKSVDVAKLQQKLGGAVGVCCQKVSEAEVFARGGIRDLLVSNQVRDPLKLKRLARLPMLGAEVTVCVDDVANVAELSAAAQAAGTELGVLVEIDCGAGRCGVTSASAVVEIAQAVIEAAGLRFCGLQAYQGAMQHHIRYEDRKAKADVAIAMVKETLAALRAEAISCAVVSGGGTGSYPFESTSGVYNELQCGSYAFMDADYGRILQEDGARIDRGEWENALFLLTQVMSHVQPDKAICDAGLKVQSLDSGLPDVFGREDVTYTACSDEHGELADPGGTLKPGDKLRLVPGHCDPTVNLHDWYVGVRNGKVECLWPVSARGKAF